In Triticum urartu cultivar G1812 chromosome 6, Tu2.1, whole genome shotgun sequence, the following proteins share a genomic window:
- the LOC125515899 gene encoding alpha/beta-gliadin has translation MKTFLILALLAIVATTATTAVRVPVLQLQPQNPSQQQPQEQVPLVQQQQFLGQQQPFPPQQPYPQPQPFPSQQPYLQLQPFPQPQLPYSQPQPFRPQQPYPQPQPQYSQPQQPISQQQQQQQQQQQQQQQQQILQQILQQQLIPCMDVVLQQHNIAHGRSQVLQQSTYQLLQELCCQHLWQIPEQSQCQAIHNVVHAIILHQQQKQQQQPSSQVSFQQPLQQYPLGQGSFRPSQQNPQAQGSVQPQQLPQFEEIRNLALQTLPAMCNVYIPPYCTIAPFGIFGTN, from the coding sequence ATGAAGACCTTTCTCATCCTTGCCCTCCTTGCTATCGTGGCGACCACCGCCACAACTGCAGTTAGAGTTCCAGTGCTACAATTGCAGCCACAAAATCCATCTCAGCAACAGCCACAAGAGCAAGTTCCATTGGTACAACAACAACAATTTCTAGGGCAGCAACAACCATTTCCACCACAACAACCATATCCACAGCCGCAACCATTTCCATCACAACAACCATATCTGCAGCTGCAACCATTTCCGCAGCCGCAACTACCATATTCACAGCCACAACCATTTCGACCACAACAACCATATCCACAACCGCAACCACAGTATTCGCAACCACAACAACCAATTtcacagcagcagcagcagcagcaacaacaacaacaacaacaacaacaacaacaaatcCTTCAACAAATTTTGCAACAACAACTGATTCCATGCATGGATGTTGTATTGCAGCAACACAACATAGCGCATGGAAGATCACAAGTTTTGCAACAAAGTACTTACCAGCTGCTGCAAGAATTGTGTTGTCAGCACCTATGGCAGATCCCTGAGCAGTCGCAGTGCCAGGCCATTCACAATGTTGTTCATGCTATTATTCTGCatcaacaacaaaaacaacaacaacaaccttCGAGCCAGGTCTCCTTCCAACAGCCTCTGCAACAATATCCATTAGGCCAGGGCTCCTTCCGGCCATCTCAGCAAAACCCACAGGCCCAGGGctctgtccagcctcaacaactGCCCCAGTTCGAGGAAATAAGGAACCTAGCGCTACAGACGCTACCTGCAATGTGCAATGTCTACATCCCTCCATATTGCACCATCGCGCCATTTGGCATCTTCGGTACTAACTGA